The uncultured Desulfovibrio sp. DNA window TGGACCAACGTGTGTCCCTGCTGGCACGCACGCATGGTCCCCAGAAGCGCGGCGGGCGCAACGGTCTTGACACCCAGCGCAGCCTGGATGCCATCGTGGTGGGGCGCATCAGCCAGATGACCGACCCTGCCCTGGATGCCGAACGGCACACCTTTGATATCCGTGCCCCTCTGGGGCGTGTGGTGCTGGCCAAGGACCTGCCCCTCACGGTCCAGGGCAATCAGCTGACCCTTTCCGGCCATACCCCGCCCGTGCGCTGGATATACCCGCTCATCTTCAGCGACATGAGCATCGGCGCCCTTTCCACCCGTGCCTGGGAAGCCATTGCCCTGGCCACGGCCTACCTTAACGAAGTCTGCGGCATGCCGGTGCGCATGTGTTCCGGCGAAGGCGGCCTGCCGGTACGCCTGCTGGAATCGGATCAGCTGCGCTACATGATTCTGCAGATCGCCTCCGGGCACTTCGGCTGGAACCGCATCATCCGGGCCATGCCGCACATGAAGTGCGATCCGGCCGGTGTGCTCATCAAGATCGGCCAGGGCGCCAAGCCCGGCGACGGCGGCCTGCTGCCCGCCGCCAAGGTGGCGCCGCACATTCAGGCCATCCGCGGGGTACCCAAGACCACCCTGCATTCCCCGCCGAACCATCAGGGCCTTTATTCCATCGAAGAATCCGTGCAGAAGATGCACCTTTCGCTCAATGCGGCCTTCGGCTTCCGTGTTCCCGTGGCCATCAAGTGTGCGGCTTCGGCCACCTCGGTTTCGGTATACAACAACCTTCTGCGCGACCCCTACAAAATCTGCGGTGGGTTCTTCATCGACGGTCTGCAGGGGGGCACGGGCGCGGCCAACGAAATCTCCCTGGATCACACCGGGCATCCCGTGGTCTCCAAGCTGCGCGACTGCTACCTGGCCGCCGTGCGCCAGGGCCTGCAGGGACAGATTCCGCTCTGGGCCGGCGGCGGCATGGGCATGAGCGGCAATGCCGCAGCCGATGCCTTCAAGATGATCTGCCTGGGGGCCAACGGCGTCTTCATGGGCAAGATGATCATCCAGCTGCTGGGCTGTGTGGGCAATGAGCAGGGCCGCTGCAACGGCTGTTCCTCCGGGCGCTGCCCCACGGGCATCTGCACGCAGGATGCGCGCCTCATGCGCCGTCTGGATGTGGACAAGGGCGCACAGAGCATTGTGGACTACATGCTCACCTTCGACAACGAACTGCGCATGCTCATGGCGCCTGTGGGGAACAGCTCCCTGCCGGTGGGCCGTTCCGACGCCCTGGTTTCCCTGGACAAGGCCGTGGCCGATACCCTGCAAATTCCCTACGCCTGCTGATTCTGGAGGAAGACCATGCTCTATATATCGACCCTGCAGGAACACGACCGCCTCTCCACCCAGAACCTGCTGCTGCAAATCGAGCAGGCCGTGCGGAACGGCGAGACGGATTTTCATATTGATGCCACCGGCCAGCACGATATCGGCGGTCCGCTCTGGAATGCGGACGGCAAGCCCTTGCACTTTCTTGTCAGCAATCCTGGCCAGCGCGTGGGCTCCATGTGCATGCCGGGAACGGAAGTCGTTGTGGAAGGGCCGGCGCCTGCCGACGTGGGCTGGCTCAATGCCGGCGGCCAGATCACCGTGCGCGGTGATGCCGGTGATACGGCCGGCCATTGCGCTGCCAGCGGCTGTATCTATATTGGCGGGCGCGCGGGAACGCGTTCCGGATCGCTCATGAAGCATGACCCGCAGTATCCGGCACCGGAACTGTGGATCCTGAAAAGCGTGGGCAGTTTCTCCTTTGAATTCATGGGTGGCGGTACGGCCGTCATCTGCGGCTATGACTGTGATGCCCTGGACAGCGTGCTGGGCGAACGTCCCTGCGTCGGCATGGTGGGCGGCGTGGTCTACGTGCGCGGCCATGTGCCCGTTCTTCCCCCGGATGTGACCCTGAAGGAACTGGAAGAAAGCGACAAGGACTTTCTGGCTCAGGGCCTGCCCCGCTTTCTTGACGCCGTCCGGCACAGCGACCTGCGCGCCTCCCTGGAAGACTGGAGCCACTGGCACAAGATTGTGCCTGTGCCCCATGTAGACCATCATGCCAACATGCCCGCCATGGAAACCTTCCGTCGGGAAAAGTGGGTGCCGGGCGGCATCTTTGGCGACGTCTTCCCGGATGATCTGGGGGTGCAGGGCCTGGTGGCCCATGCCGAAGGGCGCCTGCGCGTCCCGCACTGGGACAATGCCCGGCACGCCTCTCCCTGCGAGGATGCCTGCCCGGCGCATATTCCCAGCCAGCAGCGCTTCAATCTGCTGCGGAAGGGACGCACCAACGAGGCGCTGGAACTGATCCTGCGCTACAGCCCCTTCCCCTCCAGCGTCTGCGGCCGGGTCTGCCCCAATCTCTGCATGCAGTCCTGCTCCCGCTGCCAGCTGGACGAAGCCGTCCAGATCGGCCCGCTGGGGCTGGAATCCCTGGACCTGCCGGCGCCCAAGCCGGCACCGTCCACCGGCAAGCATGTTGCGGTCATCGGCGGCGGTGTGGGCGGCCTCAGTGCAGCCTGGCAGCTGGCGCTGCGTGGCCATGATGTCACGGTCTATGAAGCGGACCAGCGCATGGGCGGCAAGCTGGAACAGGTCATTCCCCGCGAACGCCTGGAACACAGCCTGCTGGAACGGGAACTGGCCCGCATCGAGTCCCTTGGTGTGCATTTCCGTCCTGGTGTGCGGGTGGATGCCGATCTCTTTGCCCGCCTGCGGAAGGAAAATGATGCCGTTATCGTGGCCGTGGGGGGACACAAGCCGCGCATCTTCCC harbors:
- a CDS encoding FAD-dependent oxidoreductase, translating into MLYISTLQEHDRLSTQNLLLQIEQAVRNGETDFHIDATGQHDIGGPLWNADGKPLHFLVSNPGQRVGSMCMPGTEVVVEGPAPADVGWLNAGGQITVRGDAGDTAGHCAASGCIYIGGRAGTRSGSLMKHDPQYPAPELWILKSVGSFSFEFMGGGTAVICGYDCDALDSVLGERPCVGMVGGVVYVRGHVPVLPPDVTLKELEESDKDFLAQGLPRFLDAVRHSDLRASLEDWSHWHKIVPVPHVDHHANMPAMETFRREKWVPGGIFGDVFPDDLGVQGLVAHAEGRLRVPHWDNARHASPCEDACPAHIPSQQRFNLLRKGRTNEALELILRYSPFPSSVCGRVCPNLCMQSCSRCQLDEAVQIGPLGLESLDLPAPKPAPSTGKHVAVIGGGVGGLSAAWQLALRGHDVTVYEADQRMGGKLEQVIPRERLEHSLLERELARIESLGVHFRPGVRVDADLFARLRKENDAVIVAVGGHKPRIFPWPGCERIVPGIDFLKAINRGEHPAVPERVIIIGCGNAGMDAAAGAYAMGAREVTCVDVQKPAAFAAEMDHIRSLGGRLLWPVRTTAVTEKGLVTDDGTLIEGDMVIITVGESPDTSFLPDDAPRFRDWLKPAADGRIMEGVYAVGDVVRPGLLVQAIGSGADVAQHVDAYLRQEEEPAAAPRTRQPLQGLHLEAFAPFRHEDLPAARQDALRCISCGTCRDCSMCLHACPEGAISRTEENGQIVYASDPQRCIGCGICAGVCPCGIWYMTDNTPYPAPGEQG
- a CDS encoding glutamate synthase-related protein, with the protein product MEAVKTQDLGLNDLRWKIEYQPERCTLCGSCVAACTFGAIEVGMRRQRSVTTHEVFPTPVEHYEARPVIRQKAKLSNACTGCGMCEKICPNQAIRPVRNVDQRVSLLARTHGPQKRGGRNGLDTQRSLDAIVVGRISQMTDPALDAERHTFDIRAPLGRVVLAKDLPLTVQGNQLTLSGHTPPVRWIYPLIFSDMSIGALSTRAWEAIALATAYLNEVCGMPVRMCSGEGGLPVRLLESDQLRYMILQIASGHFGWNRIIRAMPHMKCDPAGVLIKIGQGAKPGDGGLLPAAKVAPHIQAIRGVPKTTLHSPPNHQGLYSIEESVQKMHLSLNAAFGFRVPVAIKCAASATSVSVYNNLLRDPYKICGGFFIDGLQGGTGAANEISLDHTGHPVVSKLRDCYLAAVRQGLQGQIPLWAGGGMGMSGNAAADAFKMICLGANGVFMGKMIIQLLGCVGNEQGRCNGCSSGRCPTGICTQDARLMRRLDVDKGAQSIVDYMLTFDNELRMLMAPVGNSSLPVGRSDALVSLDKAVADTLQIPYAC